The Styela clava chromosome 3, kaStyClav1.hap1.2, whole genome shotgun sequence genome includes the window CCAGAAGGCGGAAAAAATGTTGAAACGGACTCTCATAAAAGTAGTCACAGCGAGAAGTCTATGGTACGAACTCCGGTTCGGACTTGTCGAGAATTATCTGAAAATAGCGAACAAATACCACCCGATCCACCTCGGAAGAGCAAATCTCCTAAACGCCAAACTGTCAAGCGAGAATGTGTTGAAAAGTTTCGTTCGGAAAGATCTGGTAAAAAGTCTGATAGGTCAGACAGAGATTCAAAAAAGTCTGCCAAGTCAGGTAAGGATGCAAACAGGTCATCTTACAAAGAAGAAATTCACAGTCCAAAAAAATCAACGTCCTACTCACGACATGAACACAAAAAGGAATTTTCCCGTGAAAGAGATTCAACCGAGGGACGAAAATGGAGAACATTTGAGAGATACGGAGGCTATGGGCAAAGTAATAACTATTATAGGAAGACACAGAGAATAGTGCAACGAACCCCACGATTTGCGCCCAACTATGCCAGATTACGGTTTGTGTACGATCCCAGTTTGTACTCGCCATTATCATCATCTGAAACCGATTTTGGAGACGAGGAAGAAGAAGAAGTAACTGAAGGAAAACCGAAGCACAAAGTTTTGCGAAGAAGGTCTTCCCGTGACAATTCCCGCTATCGATCACAAAACAGAAATAGTGGTTCTGCTGAGCGATCGTCTGATCGCAACTTCAAGTCCACCCGAAGTCCACCTCGAAGAATTCCTAATTGTGTTATAAGGCGAGAATTTAGTCCAGAGTCAGACAAAAAGAATGAAACAATACTTCCAGTTGGGGTACAAAATATAGATGCAGTTATACCATGTAATTCGAAGGATATTGAGAATCTTGTGACTGCTATCAGAAAGAAATGTGATAACGACGATTTTGCTTTTCTCAACCGCGAGCATAGTCGCCCATCTTTTAGGCAACGTCAATCACGAAATGTGAGGCGACCCCAACCACGAAGACGATCTCATTCTCCGTCATGCGCACCTGGATTTACACCGTCGCCCCCACGTCtcagaaaaatgaaaaactttCGTCGCCGTTCTCTTTCCCCTGTTTCGCGGATAGAACGATCACCCTATTTTAAGTTGGAAACTGCTATGGCAGATATTGAATACATGAGAAACACTTTTCAGGATAATATACAGTATCCTACCACTGGACTGTATACAACTTCCCCTTTTACACCATTCAATTCAGTCAATGCATTTTCAGAGTTCGAACGAGTGTGGAATGTAGGCAAAGCAGGAAACAATGGTACAGACTCGCTTAACGTTGAACAACGTGAATCATATTTACCGCGTACCGCTGAAACAACTCGTTCTAAAATAGACAGACATTTCATAAACGGCGCTGTTAGTTTGTCCAGTGAGCTGAAGCGTTCTGATAATAGTCCGTTTACGCCAATTGCAAGTCAATTCAGTTTTAACGGCACACAACAGGCAGTACCCGTTTGTTCATTGTACTCATTTCAGCAGCGTGAGCAGACAGGAAGTTCTTTTCTGGTCGGAGAGTTTGAAAACATGCGAGTGCGTGAATTAACCGACTCGAATAAATATACAGATGGTGAAGTTATTATACTAAAAGGTGGTCATCGATATCTGGAAGACTCATCAGAGGAGATGTGGCCTTTTTTGACAGGCAATACTAATCAAGAGTCTTCGTTGGATGATAATTGTGATAGCGAGGTAGAAAATTTAATGTTCAGCAGACTTTCCGGACTTCGCAGAAAAAAAACTGAAGTGGTAAAGCGTAATGATTTCATGAAACCACAAACGAGCGAGTACGCAAATTCTTTAAAAGTAAGCGACAAACAATCGATTGCCTCTCATTTGGTATCTACCTCTTGTAATGTTGAAACAGTATTAACAACACTGGCTGAGTCGCAAGCAGTACAGCCTTCTATTGTTACCAGGAAGTACGGGGAAAATGGTGACTCAATTGACAGCCCACACATTGAACCGCGTACAAAAATTGATATAAGCGTTAATACGCTACCATCTGCAAAAATGACGGTGAGTGCGTCAGACACAATCACAGCACAAGGTACTGGAAATTCATTTAGTCGAAGTGTGTCTAGCAAAAATCCCACAACTTCAAGCGTTGCCGTTAACAGTTGTGTTCAAAAATCCGTCGTTCATGGAACTGCAGTCTCACCTAATGTTACCAATGCATTTGAGAAGGAAAGCAATATCAAGTCGCCCCTTAGTGACGTGAAGCCGCTGAAAGTTGTAGATAGTGCAGACAAGAAACCAAGCATAGAAGTAATACagcaatctgaatgtgaaattaaaaagaatgaaAATACTATAATATTGAATGATGCCAACGTAGCATGCCAGTCGACAGATACTGCAGATGTGCCTTCAAATAAAAAGGAAATATCAAATTCTGTGTTGTCGGATCAGTTAACGGGTAGCAATAGCCCAGTCGTTCCGAAAAAGATCCAATTGAAAAGGATGTTATTGGGAAGTGACGCGAAATCGTGGAAAAAACAAATGCTGCTGAAAGCCCAAAGTGTTCCGGTTAATGAGAGCGTGTTTATGGATAGTACTAATGTGTCAAAAAAATCAGAGAATAAATCGAATTTCTCCCAAAAGTCTTTTGGCGTCAACGAATGTCCTGTTTCCATGAAGGGAAATagttttatgataaaaaatatctcCCAAGAATATGAACCTCAGATAACGAAAAACACTGCTGGGGAAATTATTACTGCAGAAAATCCCAATGTCTGTGATATACCTGATGAAGCTAAAGATTGTCAACAAATGACGAACAACCCTGTTTGTTCATCTGCAGGTGGTCTGGACCTCCGCCGAGAAAGTGAACCTCAATTATCGGAAAACGCTGTTGCGAAAATTGTTACTGCAGAAAAACAAAATGTCTGTGATATATCTGATGTAGCCAATGATTGCCAACAAATAGTAACGAACCCTATTTGTTCAACTACAAGTGGTTTGGACATTACAACTAGAAGCAGATATGAAAATCAATCTATGACACCAACAACGCCCGTTACCTCAGAAAGTAGTGAGAATTTATTAGTTCCTGCTACGAAAAATCCACAATTCAATCCTGCTTCCTCCATCGTCTCAGTTGTCGCAAAATCATTTGCCACTGTCTCCAAATCCTCAATCTCTTCATCAGCTGGCACAGATGGGGATTTAAGTAGTGCAAGGATATTTTCAAACGTTGGTCGATCGTCAGTTACAATTGTAAATGACTTAGTCACACCGATCGTTGAACCAAAAACTCCTACCGCCCTCGCTGCTAGGAGTACTTTCAGAGGACCACAGATAAGACAAATGAATACACCCATACCGAAATATCCTCCATCTGTTGAAACTTCAATTCAATCGAAAGCCGTTTCGAACAAACCTTATTTCAGGTCGTCGCGTCAACAAGTACCACAAGTTACATCGGACAATCGTCCCAGTATCTTCAAGCTCGCCTCTACCACCAGTGTCACTTCACCTAGTTACATTAGTACATCTCCTCCCATATCTGTAATCTGCTCAGTATCAAATCCTACAGTGTCTGCAGATGTACCGGTCTCGCCAGCTGTAATAAGTAGGATATCCTCTAAACAATCTTCGTCAGAATCACGGGAGATTCCACAACAAGCTGATGGTTTGTATTCTGCAGTGAAATATTCATCATACACTGGAGGGACGAATAATATCCAAATATCCAATCAGATGAGCACAAATCAAGTTAATCCAAAAACTGTGGCCCCGAAACCTTTGAAGTCAATTTTATACAAGCCACCAGTACCTGACGCCACAATACAAGCCGTAAAGCACCCAGAGAAGAAGAATGACTCACAGGAAAGTGTTTCTCTGAACACGTCTTGTACTGACTCGATAAAACAGTTTCCATCGGATACCATTCCAGATCGTAGAAATACATTTGAAGATCTGTTTCCAAAAACACACAATGGGTTGTTTCCGAAACGTAAGTTATCTAATAAAAATGCTAAATCTAACCAGAGGAAGCGTAGTTTTGGTACATCACTAAGGCAATCCCGGGGCCGTGGAGCGAAACGTGGAGGCGGCAGTCAGCGGggaagaagaaaaagaagaaagcGTTTACCTTCAATATCGTCTGACGAAGACATCATTGAGGAACTTAACGCTACTGCATGTTCATTCAAACCGAAAGCAGAGAGTCCGGTAGAAAATAGTGAATCGGCCGAATCCGGTGACGAGGACAGTGATGGCGGATTAGTTAGCTTCATGGAACAGTCTGAAGGCCAATTAGATGACTTCATGAGATTTGAGTTGAGAGAAGAACAGCGAAAtaacaaagaaaaaatatatttgtctgACAATCAGACCTTAACGGAAAATGAAAAAGCATTTAAATCTGGGTATACACGTTATGTTTCTTCAGGCAATTCCGAAGATCATGACGAAGAAGACATGATACCTTTGAGCCTAATAGCAAAACCTGGTGAAGAGATTGGAgataacaaaaaaacaaatgctGATCACAACGCTAATGACAACATATTTATCAAGATGTCAAGAGAGATTGCCGAGGAgaataagaaaaattgtgcTGATTTTGATCCAGTTATCCACGAGCTATTGTATCCTCCATTTAATAAACCTCCGCACATGGTAAAAACTATGACCTCTCAAGATAAAAACGATTCCAACTTTATTAGAGAGCAAGATTCACGTAATAAAAAAAACGGAGACACTAGTATTGATGACAAAAAGAAAGTATCTCCAAGAAGTAACTTTTTTGAGAAGGTAGACATTCGTAGTTCCGCCACGTGCGATGATGATTCTCCCGCAAATGAAGATCTTAACAACCCAGAATCAGAAAAATCTGatgatgctaaaaataataaaaatgaaatggtATTAAACGTCTCTTCCAccgacaaaatgaaaaatggcGCCGAAGATCAAACGCATCCAAGTAACATAAAGGAAACTTTCATTGGACAACACTGCACCGAGCGGGACCAAGCATCATCTTCTTTCTCCGAATCGAGTGATTTAACCAAAGGAAATTCGGATACTCCAAATGCTATTCCTTATGAAGCTCATCAAAATCCTGTTCAACCAATTCTTCCTACTCCTCCCACTTCTCCAAAATCTGTTAACTCGGATGATAAATCAGATAAAGCGACGGAAACTTCTTGTCAGCAGAATATTTCGTCTGGTTCTGACAAACCTATGCGAACGGAAAATGTTCAAGGTACAAGAAATTTGTGTGTTTTctcattcttttttttttgtatttaaaacgTCCATAAAAAATAGCATACAATAATTAACGATAAACAAGGACAAGTAAACAGTGTATAAAATTTACATACACAACAGTCAGACATACAATATTAAAAGATTAAATGACATATTAAAAGATCGTGGAACGTTCAAATAGTCTCACATGTTACGTATTTCATTCTCAGTTAACCACCGTGCCACTGTTGTTAAATCGCCATCCCGCTGTACCGGAACCAAAGAATTAGTTACGGATCAATATCACCATGAAAGTTGGATTAATAGTAAGACATaatgttttcttttttgtaCATCATTTGTGTGTCAATCGTTCTTGACTTTGGTGTTCCGCAGATGTATAATCTTTATTATTGCCCGTTTAACTAGACAATGTGTGTTTATCTGGAAACTTAATCGAAGCCGCTGCAGAACTTGCCGGAGTGAAAACGCGGACTCTCATAGGTGAGTGTTTCCGTGTTCATTGTGCAAGTTTGAAAATAGTTCAAGGCAGCACAAAAAGTATGAAAGTGTCCCTCTTTCTTTCTAATTAAGCTGACAGTTTATTGGTCCATTTAATGATATGGATTCGCCGATTTCGAATGTAcgaattttttatttccagatttaTTAGTTCTTCTGTATATACAGGTGGAAACTTTTTACCGTCAAAACCCACTCCCCAGAGTGCAGTTGAATGTGCTGAACCAGTTACTCCAATAAGGCGTGGTGAGTTTAGATTAACGTATATTTACTCACTATGGAAGTTCATCTTGTCTATGGACGCTTCACTATCTCTACACATCGATGCTGCATAACCAAATTAGCATATGTCACATTTTgagattaaaaaaattgcattatTGTTTTAGTTTGGTTCTAACAGCTATTCTTAAAATGAACATGAGGCAGTAAATTATCTAAAATCCAAACGTAGAGCAGCTTTGAAACCCAGACCAAAGACCTAGTCCATAATGGCATAATATCGAAAAAAGCATTTCTGAAGAATATGACGTAAGCTACTCTTTACTATGACTACTTTTAACTATGACGATCTTTAGTGTGAATCGTGTGTTGGGATAATTATACCGACGTTGCAGATTGGACATCATTAGTTCGAACCCTAATCAGTTGAATCAATATTCAACACAATCCCAACTTCTCGCATATAGCATGTGCCTTATATAAGTAACAGCTACAATGCCTACATATAATCGGCAGTCATTATCCCTAATCTGTTGTTCCATTTTCTCTACCTGGCTTCTCTAATTTAGATTCCAATGACCAGTTGGAAAATATACAACTTCACATTTCACCCATCAACACATTGAACGAAACGTTTACCAGCTGGCATATGCCCGAAGCTGAGAGTTGTCACGGATTTCTCGAAGTATGCATGTCTGTACATCCAAATAGTGTATATGCTCTACGTCGTATCCCGTATGTCAAAACAACGACTATTGTGACAGAATCGACGAGTTCGAGTGCCAACACCATGTTTGTTAGAGGTCAACCCAGTTTCTTGGGGGCGAATGAAGCAGGAATGGAGTTACCTACATCAAGCGCCTGTGCTACTTATATTCGCCTTCGAGATATTATTTCATTGCTGAAAATCCATTACGAAGCATTGTATTCCCTTGTAGTTCGATGTGATGCAGGGATGTTTTGGCCTAATGCTTATGCACAGAAGCTATTTTCTTTCGTCTACGATCCGGTATGTGACACTGACGGGAACATGGCGAAAATGACATTGAGAAATGTCCGCAGTACTAAAGCTCAACATTTTTTGGGTCACATGATTATATTGGACAAGTTCTTGCATTGTATTTTGCCGGTATGTATCTTAACAACTTAACGTACATAATGACATAATACTTTGACAAAGTTGTATGCATTAGGCTCATAACTAAgcataattaaatatttacgagcgttttaaatcatatttattatttacaatcAGTAAAAGTCATTGTACACAAATTACGAAAAAGGAGTAAGATGTTAGAGTGATAagtgtttttttatttcaagacGCTTAACCACGTATTTCGCTCCAAACGATGCCCTATTCATGCAGCCACTg containing:
- the LOC120341995 gene encoding uncharacterized protein LOC120341995 isoform X4; the encoded protein is MDNSYYTRMYRGGRRSSTETYTSSSETNSESSDYEYRITKRFDDIRNYSSSTSSDESSDCSSSSYEYSWREAKKRSKDYEYVWTEAKAVIPSITAIPCTVDINGTKLPAVKGSRYTLVPLKAVLVILFPNNTPDDLEEGLRILDIHQLTKSEAEKLTEFVKSLHEIGTRSFTVGEEIYVASFSAGEPACEHNSLKAKYTSILDTLVITATDSIKGCDSAIKTSHKPMSKDEEKSVLLKRGNRTKLKKNSLNRENGEASPRTEMTDERTSQESEDTSDSPNSEASDSVCLIRHKIRNKRAEENRNSQKNGLLEIKAAYTPQKQKEVVVLKHLFPENEDVESESDAIASSHLDDEKDLKTCKTSTEKQDDDVKSQGRDKKETCKTSREKQDHYVKGQVRDEKETCKTSREKQDHYVKGQVRDEKETCKTSREKQDHYVKGQVRDEKETCKTSREKQDHYVKGQVRDEKETCKTSTEKQDHYVKGQVRDEKETCKTSREKQDHYVKGQVRDEKETCKTSREKQDHYVKGQVRDEKETCKTSTEKQDHYVKGQVRDEKKTCKTSTEKQDHNLEDQVGEEDMDTWTSLLLRHKNSSQCSSDLVTDVSTLSVKDDKAVIKNKYTDKKKLTKKNILKCDAESTQSRKSKMVKEKSALKNTSNDHNLKLLSSEKECEMENSGVHEVAKELPIKHFMDNDIAASVCGVKIGFTFNKTLKTITTMNEAFMDNEITNNKNASCTQTNNTSETFTSSDWKVTDSYTCDSPEGGKNVETDSHKSSHSEKSMVRTPVRTCRELSENSEQIPPDPPRKSKSPKRQTVKRECVEKFRSERSGKKSDRSDRDSKKSAKSGKDANRSSYKEEIHSPKKSTSYSRHEHKKEFSRERDSTEGRKWRTFERYGGYGQSNNYYRKTQRIVQRTPRFAPNYARLRFVYDPSLYSPLSSSETDFGDEEEEEVTEGKPKHKVLRRRSSRDNSRYRSQNRNSGSAERSSDRNFKSTRSPPRRIPNCVIRREFSPESDKKNETILPVGVQNIDAVIPCNSKDIENLVTAIRKKCDNDDFAFLNREHSRPSFRQRQSRNVRRPQPRRRSHSPSCAPGFTPSPPRLRKMKNFRRRSLSPVSRIERSPYFKLETAMADIEYMRNTFQDNIQYPTTGLYTTSPFTPFNSVNAFSEFERVWNVGKAGNNGTDSLNVEQRESYLPRTAETTRSKIDRHFINGAVSLSSELKRSDNSPFTPIASQFSFNGTQQAVPVCSLYSFQQREQTGSSFLVGEFENMRVRELTDSNKYTDGEVIILKGGHRYLEDSSEEMWPFLTGNTNQESSLDDNCDSEVENLMFSRLSGLRRKKTEVVKRNDFMKPQTSEYANSLKVSDKQSIASHLVSTSCNVETVLTTLAESQAVQPSIVTRKYGENGDSIDSPHIEPRTKIDISVNTLPSAKMTVSASDTITAQGTGNSFSRSVSSKNPTTSSVAVNSCVQKSVVHGTAVSPNVTNAFEKESNIKSPLSDVKPLKVVDSADKKPSIEVIQQSECEIKKNENTIILNDANVACQSTDTADVPSNKKEISNSVLSDQLTGSNSPVVPKKIQLKRMLLGSDAKSWKKQMLLKAQSVPVNESVFMDSTNVSKKSENKSNFSQKSFGVNECPVSMKGNSFMIKNISQEYEPQITKNTAGEIITAENPNVCDIPDEAKDCQQMTNNPVCSSAGGLDLRRESEPQLSENAVAKIVTAEKQNVCDISDVANDCQQIVTNPICSTTSGLDITTRSRYENQSMTPTTPVTSESSENLLVPATKNPQFNPASSIVSVVAKSFATVSKSSISSSAGTDGDLSSARIFSNVGRSSVTIVNDLVTPIVEPKTPTALAARSTFRGPQIRQMNTPIPKYPPSVETSIQSKAVSNKPYFRSSRQQVPQVTSDNRPSIFKLASTTSVTSPSYISTSPPISVICSVSNPTVSADVPVSPAVISRISSKQSSSESREIPQQADGLYSAVKYSSYTGGTNNIQISNQMSTNQVNPKTVAPKPLKSILYKPPVPDATIQAVKHPEKKNDSQESVSLNTSCTDSIKQFPSDTIPDRRNTFEDLFPKTHNGLFPKRKLSNKNAKSNQRKRSFGTSLRQSRGRGAKRGGGSQRGRRKRRKRLPSISSDEDIIEELNATACSFKPKAESPVENSESAESGDEDSDGGLVSFMEQSEGQLDDFMRFELREEQRNNKEKIYLSDNQTLTENEKAFKSGYTRYVSSGNSEDHDEEDMIPLSLIAKPGEEIGDNKKTNADHNANDNIFIKMSREIAEENKKNCADFDPVIHELLYPPFNKPPHMVKTMTSQDKNDSNFIREQDSRNKKNGDTSIDDKKKVSPRSNFFEKVDIRSSATCDDDSPANEDLNNPESEKSDDAKNNKNEMVLNVSSTDKMKNGAEDQTHPSNIKETFIGQHCTERDQASSSFSESSDLTKGNSDTPNAIPYEAHQNPVQPILPTPPTSPKSVNSDDKSDKATETSCQQNISSGSDKPMRTENVQVNHRATVVKSPSRCTGTKELVTDQYHHESWINNNVCLSGNLIEAAAELAGVKTRTLIGGNFLPSKPTPQSAVECAEPVTPIRRDSNDQLENIQLHISPINTLNETFTSWHMPEAESCHGFLEVCMSVHPNSVYALRRIPYVKTTTIVTESTSSSANTMFVRGQPSFLGANEAGMELPTSSACATYIRLRDIISLLKIHYEALYSLVVRCDAGMFWPNAYAQKLFSFVYDPVCDTDGNMAKMTLRNVRSTKAQHFLGHMIILDKFLHCILPKFYHEGLGVLSCDVPKYVNVKIFKPISDIDKEVIKIFQKPYEYNSVLRGKDDRIKCKVMEKLKLPPDCNKNRKRSASNDSTDSVKRRKSCTPGLVGQVTSGTVPRVSTFAFSQPVACTTSNSIRPYCQVNVTNLSIINANVVQTQSSNIFSQNKMYGNGVNRPAQETFPGAVNTRPWFSPQFHPTFTCQSQSSKNIGTNTCYAQTLPKLVQSEDLTSSSLVMPTPVTNLNHCNRLPQFSKAFLRPSVFCKSVEHPVLSSTIEGTHEKPRMANAMGNFNVTSERVAHRVAPTTATSSSPDPEFALTSIFGMNDQRRGLTKSTYAVGGAETRVTPSNLLTTKEFLLNASKVISVQNTTNKDEDTANQISIATASEITLPTSETNNIESTATDVYSISSPSDTLQLTGEAISRRGRKKLLEIMTADADSESGHLSGVVSKLKSRVEEKVTDAKLKQKRKGVKQKRKK
- the LOC120341995 gene encoding uncharacterized protein LOC120341995 isoform X1 — its product is MDNSYYTRMYRGGRRSSTETYTSSSETNSESSDYEYRITKRFDDIRNYSSSTSSDESSDCSSSSYEYSWREAKKRSKDYEYVWTEAKAVIPSITAIPCTVDINGTKLPAVKGSRYTLVPLKAVLVILFPNNTPDDLEEGLRILDIHQLTKSEAEKLTEFVKSLHEIGTRSFTVGEEIYVASFSAGEPACEHNSLKAKYTSILDTLVITATDSIKGCDSAIKTSHKPMSKDEEKSVLLKRGNRTKLKKNSLNRENGEASPRTEMTDERTSQESEDTSDSPNSEASDSVCLIRHKIRNKRAEENRNSQKNGLLEIKAAYTPQKQKEVVVLKHLFPENEDVESESDAIASSHLDDEKDLKTCKTSTEKQDDDVKSQGRDKKETCKTSREKQDHYVKGQVRDEKETCKTSREKQDHYVKGQVRDEKETCKTSREKQDHYVKGQVRDEKETCKTSREKQDHYVKGQVRDEKETCKTSTEKQDHYVKGQVRDEKETCKTSREKQDHYVKGQVRDEKETCKTSREKQDHYVKGQVRDEKETCKTSTEKQDHYVKGQVRDEKKTCKTSTEKQDHNLEDQVGEEDMDTWTSLLLRHKNSSQCSSDLVTDVSTLSVKDDKAVIKNKYTDKKKLTKKNILKCDAESTQSRKSKMVKEKSALKNTSNDHNLKLLSSEKECEMENSGVHEVAKELPIKHFMDNDIAASVCGVKIGFTFNKTLKTITTMNEAFMDNEITNNKNASCTQTNNTSETFTSSDWKVTDSYTCDSPEGGKNVETDSHKSSHSEKSMVRTPVRTCRELSENSEQIPPDPPRKSKSPKRQTVKRECVEKFRSERSGKKSDRSDRDSKKSAKSGKDANRSSYKEEIHSPKKSTSYSRHEHKKEFSRERDSTEGRKWRTFERYGGYGQSNNYYRKTQRIVQRTPRFAPNYARLRFVYDPSLYSPLSSSETDFGDEEEEEVTEGKPKHKVLRRRSSRDNSRYRSQNRNSGSAERSSDRNFKSTRSPPRRIPNCVIRREFSPESDKKNETILPVGVQNIDAVIPCNSKDIENLVTAIRKKCDNDDFAFLNREHSRPSFRQRQSRNVRRPQPRRRSHSPSCAPGFTPSPPRLRKMKNFRRRSLSPVSRIERSPYFKLETAMADIEYMRNTFQDNIQYPTTGLYTTSPFTPFNSVNAFSEFERVWNVGKAGNNGTDSLNVEQRESYLPRTAETTRSKIDRHFINGAVSLSSELKRSDNSPFTPIASQFSFNGTQQAVPVCSLYSFQQREQTGSSFLVGEFENMRVRELTDSNKYTDGEVIILKGGHRYLEDSSEEMWPFLTGNTNQESSLDDNCDSEVENLMFSRLSGLRRKKTEVVKRNDFMKPQTSEYANSLKVSDKQSIASHLVSTSCNVETVLTTLAESQAVQPSIVTRKYGENGDSIDSPHIEPRTKIDISVNTLPSAKMTVSASDTITAQGTGNSFSRSVSSKNPTTSSVAVNSCVQKSVVHGTAVSPNVTNAFEKESNIKSPLSDVKPLKVVDSADKKPSIEVIQQSECEIKKNENTIILNDANVACQSTDTADVPSNKKEISNSVLSDQLTGSNSPVVPKKIQLKRMLLGSDAKSWKKQMLLKAQSVPVNESVFMDSTNVSKKSENKSNFSQKSFGVNECPVSMKGNSFMIKNISQEYEPQITKNTAGEIITAENPNVCDIPDEAKDCQQMTNNPVCSSAGGLDLRRESEPQLSENAVAKIVTAEKQNVCDISDVANDCQQIVTNPICSTTSGLDITTRSRYENQSMTPTTPVTSESSENLLVPATKNPQFNPASSIVSVVAKSFATVSKSSISSSAGTDGDLSSARIFSNVGRSSVTIVNDLVTPIVEPKTPTALAARSTFRGPQIRQMNTPIPKYPPSVETSIQSKAVSNKPYFRSSRQQVPQVTSDNRPSIFKLASTTSVTSPSYISTSPPISVICSVSNPTVSADVPVSPAVISRISSKQSSSESREIPQQADGLYSAVKYSSYTGGTNNIQISNQMSTNQVNPKTVAPKPLKSILYKPPVPDATIQAVKHPEKKNDSQESVSLNTSCTDSIKQFPSDTIPDRRNTFEDLFPKTHNGLFPKRKLSNKNAKSNQRKRSFGTSLRQSRGRGAKRGGGSQRGRRKRRKRLPSISSDEDIIEELNATACSFKPKAESPVENSESAESGDEDSDGGLVSFMEQSEGQLDDFMRFELREEQRNNKEKIYLSDNQTLTENEKAFKSGYTRYVSSGNSEDHDEEDMIPLSLIAKPGEEIGDNKKTNADHNANDNIFIKMSREIAEENKKNCADFDPVIHELLYPPFNKPPHMVKTMTSQDKNDSNFIREQDSRNKKNGDTSIDDKKKVSPRSNFFEKVDIRSSATCDDDSPANEDLNNPESEKSDDAKNNKNEMVLNVSSTDKMKNGAEDQTHPSNIKETFIGQHCTERDQASSSFSESSDLTKGNSDTPNAIPYEAHQNPVQPILPTPPTSPKSVNSDDKSDKATETSCQQNISSGSDKPMRTENVQVNHRATVVKSPSRCTGTKELVTDQYHHESWINNNVCLSGNLIEAAAELAGVKTRTLIGGNFLPSKPTPQSAVECAEPVTPIRRDSNDQLENIQLHISPINTLNETFTSWHMPEAESCHGFLEVCMSVHPNSVYALRRIPYVKTTTIVTESTSSSANTMFVRGQPSFLGANEAGMELPTSSACATYIRLRDIISLLKIHYEALYSLVVRCDAGMFWPNAYAQKLFSFVYDPVCDTDGNMAKMTLRNVRSTKAQHFLGHMIILDKFLHCILPKFYHEGLGVLSCDVPKYVNVKIFKPISDIDKEVIKIFQKPYEYNSVLRGKDDRIKCKVMEKLKLPPDCNKNRKRSASNDSTDSVKRRKSCTPGLVGQVTSGTVPRVSTFAFSQPVACTTSNSIRPYCQVNVTNLSIINANVVQTQSSNIFSQNKMYGNGVNRPAQETFPGAVNTRPWFSPQFHPTFTCQSQSSKNIGTNTCYAQTLPKLVQSEDLTSSSLVMPTPVTNLNHCNRLPQFSKAFLRPSVFCKSVEHPVLSSTIEGTHEKPRMANAMGNFNVTSERVAHRVAPTTATSSSPDPEFALTSIFGMNDQRRGLTKSTYAVGGAETRVTPSNLLTTKEFLLNASKVISVQNTTNKDEGETGLVQKLRSRNTLLKSGLSEAGDVISEPTDTADTANQISIATASEITLPTSETNNIESTATDVYSISSPSDTLQLTGEAISRRGRKKLLEIMTADADSESGHLSGVVSKLKSRVEEKVTDAKLKQKRKGVKQKRKK